Genomic DNA from Anguilla anguilla isolate fAngAng1 chromosome 17, fAngAng1.pri, whole genome shotgun sequence:
cctagcccaaaccatgaaaaaaaagcCCCAGGCCATTTTTCCTCCctcaccaaactttacagtagGCACTACGCATTTGGGCAGGTAGCGTTCTCTTGGCATTCGCCAAATCCAGGTTCATCCCTTAGACTGCCATAGCGAATAGcaaagcgtgattcatcactccagagaacacgtttccactgctccacagTCCAATgacggtgtgctttacaccgctCCAGCCGACACTTGACATTTTACATGATGATTTCAGGCTGTGGCTACTCAGCCATagaacccatttcatgaagctcccgaCGAACAGCAACAGAAGGTGCTTCCTGAGGCAGTCTGGAGCTCGgcagtgagtgttgcaactgaggacGGACTAttgggacggagtgtagcacagtgggtaaggaactgggcttgtaaccgaaaggtcgcaggtttgattcccgagtaggacactgccgttgtacccttgagcaaggtacttaaccgaaattgcttcagtatatatctggctgtataaatggatacaatgtaaaagttgtgtaagtcgctctggataagagagtctgctaaatgcctgtaatgtaatattgtacaCTGACGTTATTGTACAAGCCTCACTCAAGTGCTATAATTGCACCACACAAAAAGGTTTAATGGTGGAAATCTTTTTATGTTTTCGTTCACTTGCTTATAGTTacgtttttttcctcttcttccccCACCGATAGTTTTCCATGTTGTTCCGACATAGTTTCATAGTAAACTGAACGTAGTCTGGCACAAGGTCTGGAATTTAAGGCCGTACATCTTTAAAAGCTGGCGGACTGAACAATCATCAGAATCtataaaaagacacacacacacccctttttaaataagaccaggtcaaaacctagtatatggctggacctctccggtcgaccaatggtgtaacttcataactcggctgaccaatggtgtaactggTCACTTACTCAGttactcactcagtcactcagtcacagacattcgcatttgtaagGCTGGCCCCgttgttgcggtccagccaaaaaacaatTCTTGTACAATCCATGCACAGAAGCAAATCAGATACCGACACACAGGATCATCAAAAtacaggttttattttatgacacaggttgtttttttcccctcgtaCACTGTATTGCACGGAACACCTGCGTGGCATGctaacacagacaggaaacccACAGAGGAAGgttggcatgggggggggggggggggaaggtgaaCACTCTCGGAATGTCAGTGGGCGGACCCCGGCGAGGACCCGCCCCTCTCGTTCCCACGCACGTCTCACACAGTGTTCACACTCGCactgctgttttaatttaaaacataaaaggcCTCTTCCAGCATTCAAATACCGCACCGTTCTCAAGACGGAACAAGCAATGGAAAGATAAACAATGAGAATACCCGCATAGACACAGATCACTTACTTCTGTATATAAAataagatgcaaaaaaaaaaaaaaaggaagtactATATTATAGTGGGTTCAGGACCCCTTTCGTTTTTGCTGCCGTCTCCCTGAATATACATTGCTTCTTAAAGGAGACAAAGGCTAATATGCTCAGACAACTCCACAGTAATGACGAGATGAAAAGGCATCGTAATAAAATGAGAAATCGGACACCGAGCCCAAAACGCAGTCCTTATACATTTTTCAGGATTGTGTGAACAAGAGGTGCAAATCTGAAGAGGAGGCGGCGCAAGGCCTTGATTAGCCCGAAAGTGAGAATATACAGACCTCCGCTATCGAGCTTTCACCACCCTGCAGCTAGGAGCCAACGCGGCGCATGTTTTCAACGAAACGGGCCATAAACCTGCACTAAACACCCAACGCTACGCAGACGCGAGAAGCAAGCGGTTCACTTGTGCTGCGCAACTGCGCACAAAACGCTCCGACTAAGCCTTAACCACAGTTATACAGGTCACGGATGTACGTACATGATTAAGACCTTTCCAGTTGTGCTTTCTGGAATAGCTTGGTGCGATTAACACTTCATGAGAATAAGTTCGAATCAGGAATTTTTATGCGCGAATAAGAACCTCTGATCTGTCGGAATATCAAAGATCCCTTTTGCACCAAGAAAGGAAAGAGCAGAAGTACGCTGATGCCAATTTGGTCAGTTTGACAAAGCTTCCTTTGTGTACAGACgaagagaggggggcggggcagtagTAGAAAGGTCGAAGGTCAGAACCGTGCTGGAGGACTAAGGGTCGGCCTGGAGGCCGTCAGTAGAAGACCACACTCGACTTTCCTCCGGGGGGGTGGATGACCTTGTTGTGGGACCGGGGTCGAGGCCCCAGCCGGGGCTCGTGGTCCTCCACGTTGGACCCGTGGGACGGGGAGTCCGCCTCCGGCTTGGGACGGGGAGCGGGGGCGTCCTTGCCCGCTGCGGGAGGGGCGGAAGCGATCTCCTTCGCCGGAGACGCCACCTTTGGCTCCGGAACTGACAGCAAGACAGACCCGGAGAAGTCATTAGTTTATTCTGAAGTACACCTCTCCCCCATGTGCATCAGGGACATAACAGCAGAACCCAAACCTTCAGTAACCATGCCTACAGTAACCATGCCTTCAAGCGGATGATTGCTTCAGATTCAGATTTCAGATCAACTTTATTATCCCATACGGGCAAATTTGTTTGGTCCCGTGCTCCAGACATAAAAACACCATAAAATCCACAGTGCACTCTCTGCCTGAATCCatttacatttcttgataaCCAACCAAGCAATTAACTGAATAACCAATATCAATAAATgttgcaaatattttttgtgccataaaattgtttaaaatttaaGTCAACACAGTGAAAGCCAGTGCACTAAAAAATTAGGTCATAATACCTTTACACCATTCGGTACACTCAATTGGTTTCCATTCATTTTGCTTGATTAACAAGCAAACAATGAATTCACTGAATAATCAAGAGCACTGTGCAGCATATAATGATTAAGAAACTGACAGAGGTGCCTACAATTTGAGATTGTTTAACAAGGCCAGCAATAATCTGAATAATTAGCCAAAAATAAATCCCAAAAAGTTCTCTGAATTGTATCATGTCATAGCACACATCACAAAATAGGTTTAAGATGATCTGATCAGAACAATTTCAACAtgagaaaattaaaattttgagtGCTACGCCTACACTAGGTTTTTCTAACTAGCGTTGAGCACAATCTATAATTCAGGCTAGCAAACAAGCTTATGGAAATACGTGCCGTTTCGTAAGCAATTAAACTGCCAAATATTCATCAAAACAATGCTCTCTAAATAAATTGTTCATTATTTTACCAATTGGTCTGGGTTACTGAGCCGATCAATCGTTTGACTGCTAATGAGGCAAACTGAACAGGCAAAGAGTGGTGATCAGTTTTAAGGTAACGACTCTTGATTTGTTTCCAGCTCTCCGGCCTCCACCGCTATAGGCTACTTATCGATACTGGTTATTAATTGAGTTGCCTGATTGGTGATAAAGATTTCAACGTTTTCACTCCTCCTGATGTCCCCTGCCCCCGTGGAACTGCAGCTGCTGTTAGTCACCACTCACCTTCAGGCTTTGGTGTACCATGGATACCGATGTTGTCCTGCAAAGAACAGTAAACAATTAGAAACCGGAAACCAccgttttaaaaacataacGTAATGCAGTGTTTACTTTGTGCACCCTACACAGTGTGTTGCACACCACGGTGGACTACCCATTACATTTCGGTAAAGCAGATCGCTAGCAATGCTTCATGGGGTGAAGCACTCAGTGTGCATGTTGTGATTGTACATAAAGAGCTGATATTCGTCCGaagacaaaattatatttatttttatcaatcaTTTCATTTGTTAGGCCCAAGGACCTCATTGACCATTGCCCAGTCAgtgtatacagtgtatatatattgaaaatgaattaagtTATTGTAAGTTTCTAACAGTGAGAATCCTGCAAGAAATTTCTAGCAATACCAGTTTtagcattttgatttttttttttttataaaactgaGGCTCCTGTACAGCTGTGCGTTTTCCACAATGATAACATGTATTCGCAAGCCCTGAAATATTAACTTTTCCTCTCCATTACCTAGTGGTGCATACTTAAAGTACACACTTGAGTACACTGCATATGGCTCAGATGTTATTCCAGATGTTGAGTGCCCACGCTGACGCTTGCTGGCAGAGGCGTGGCCAGTACCTTTGGTTTACTGGGGTAACTGCGGGCAGCGGGGGGATTGCTAGCCCTGTCCCCAAAAATGTTGCTGCTCACTCCGGCGGGGGCGGTCGGCCTCTGCTGAACGGCGGGAGTCTCGGCTGGGGCCTCGGCGAAGATCCCGCTGCTCTTCCCCCCTGGCAGGACAGGCCATTCCACGTTAAAGACAGTACTAGTTCTGTTCATATCCCATTAGACTCCAAATGACTCAACGCTCAGTCACCAGAACTACACAAAGGTTCCAGAGCTATGCAAGCGTAAGGAATgggtgccattttggctcaatgGCACCCCCCAGGGGCACCACAAAGCACCATTCCTTCTACAGAACAGATCAAGGGATACTGCAGGAATTAGCAGGTCGGGACAAATCGATTCAAGGCGGCCCGCAGTAAAGTTCAGTTAAAACAAGCTGAGGCGGAAGGTTTTCGGGAGAACGTTCGATGACACGCGTCAGCCCCGGGGCACGTTCCAACGTCAAGACAGGAATTTCAGTTTCGAGCGCAGGTGCAAGGCTGCATCAAACAGGGGCCAAATCTTCTCTCTGCCGCCCCGAGCGAAACAATGAACACGTTCAACCTCTCTCACATCAAACCGGCTCCAAGATTAGCTGACCAACTCCAGGTACTGGCTGTGTCAGAAATGGCTCCCTCATTCACTGTTCCCTAGTTTGGAAACGTTCAACAGGACACtctgtagagcagtggtctccaaccctggtcctggagagctacagggtctgctggttttcatagtgactctgtacttcatgaatcaattagagcagttgattacacagttaagtcaacgcacctggtgtcttgggtctcaactgggtgctgattttaaggtgaaaacaaaaaccagcagaccctgtagctccaggaccagagttggaaaccactgctatAGAGAGTAGTAAATTGAGATTTCGGACACTAGTTAATCATTTTACGTTGTCACGGGCACGTGTGGTTAGTGACAGTAACCGACTCTACCAGAAAACCTAGCGACCAAGCTgatgttttaattaattcacCTTACCTTGTTAGCCGGCTACCTCTTGGTACTTATTCTAAGCATCATTACCCATTAGCAAACCTGTAATGTTTTCAGCAGTCACTAGCTGGCACACGCCAATGAATAATGACACCTGAAATTCGACTGAGCGCATGCATTATGTTATCACCTTCATATAATCGATCCACAAACAACGTACTGATAAGTTGAAGGTCCAAGAAACTTAAAGTCTGTGCTCATGGTGGTAGGGGGATGTGCAGGTCTGCGCTTGTGGTGTATGGGGATGTCCACAACTGgcacataaaaacattacagtgtgGTGGAATTTTGTTTCAAATACACCACAGATCAGCCGTGGCTTAACGAGGCGAAGCCCGTCGCGCTGAACTGGCGGGAGGCCCCTACCTGGCGGATTGCTCCTTTTGGGGCCCTCCTGCGGCTGCTCCGGAGGAGAAAATATATTGGACCTCATCTTGTGAGGTCGACTCGCCGAAACCTCGTCACACGGACCAAACAGGTTACTGGAGCCACCTCCGGGGGGTTGGAGCACCCtgaaaatgagggggggggggggggaatctaaCGATTTACACTGAGAAACATCACTTCTGTAATGTTGCATgtagaaacacacagagaggacaggaTCAACCTCCACGGGGATTTTTAAAAGGTCTTGCTCAGAACTTATCACACACAAGAATATTAAAGAAAGTATTAACCTCAATATCATTTAATATCTTGGTTAGTTTTCAAGAGAACTTCATACAGTTATAGGATGTAccactaaagaaaaaaattgtcaaAGGTCAGCAAAACAAGAATCCATCAATTTTCTAAACCAcatattcctggtcagggtcactgGAGCCCCTAGGGGGGACACCGCCTGCAGAGGGCGAGAGGCAGCAATACGCTGTGGAACagttgccaatccatcgcaggaccagcacaccattcactcgcaaATTTACGGGCAATTTACAGTCTCAAATTAGCCAAATGCATGCGCTTGTATTCTGGGAAAAATCGGAATATCCGGCGGAAGTCCACgcggacacgaggagaacatgcaaactcttcGGCTGTtcctgtgaggcgacagtgccaTTCACTGGGCGACCGTGCCGGCTTAAAGTAATAATATCATCATCCCGCATTTAGCCAGCTATATATAGCGTCATGACACAAGGAGAAGCGCCGCAGATTAATCGTTCGAATCCACCCGGGGGAAGTAGGGTGGCGCTTGTCCTTTCTTTGTTATCTAAACAGTTTACACGCTTCCTGCCAAATCGCAACAGCTCTCTTGGGTCATCAAAAACGGACAGCAAAATAATGCAAACTCATCTCGCCACTTTGCTAGCGTGCAACCGAATAGTGGTCACGGCCTACAATAGGAACAAAGCCAACGTCTTTTAAGTTTGCAATCCCATCCAAGTCTTATTCTAGCTCCCTGCAGTGCGAAAAATCGCCCTCCCCTGCAAACGTCATCACTGTTGAGTTAAAGAGTTGACACTATAGGTAGCTACATGGCTGCCCCGCTCATGG
This window encodes:
- the LOC118217278 gene encoding jupiter microtubule associated homolog 2-like is translated as MTSTNMFQGLENDGKPSSRVLQPPGGGSSNLFGPCDEVSASRPHKMRSNIFSPPEQPQEGPKRSNPPGGKSSGIFAEAPAETPAVQQRPTAPAGVSSNIFGDRASNPPAARSYPSKPKDNIGIHGTPKPEVPEPKVASPAKEIASAPPAAGKDAPAPRPKPEADSPSHGSNVEDHEPRLGPRPRSHNKVIHPPGGKSSVVFY